A stretch of DNA from Actinomycetota bacterium:
CTCGGGCGAGTGTCGTCGATTTCATGGGTATCTTCCTTCCTCGAAGCCGGATAATCGCCGGTCCCGCCGAGATCGCACCGGATGCTGGCTTTCGGCATTTCGGTGCGATCTCGGCGGGACGGGGGACGTCAGGCCGGTCCGCCGCGGGTGCCGTAGTAGCCGCCGAGCTTGTGGCGGTAAGAGGCTTCCTTGTAGGTGGCCTCGTCGAACTCGGGGGCGTCCTTGATCTCGGCCTTGGTGGAGTCGACGTGCACCTTCTCCTCGGTGAGGTCGACGTTGCTGATCAGGCCCGCGGGGAGCACCACCTTCTTGCCGAAGATCCACGGCCCGGTGTCGACGACGA
This window harbors:
- a CDS encoding PRC-barrel domain containing protein, whose protein sequence is MGDIDVTGYSVEATDGGIGKVDEATYEVGASFIVVDTGPWIFGKKVVLPAGLISNVDLTEEKVHVDSTKAEIKDAPEFDEATYKEASYRHKLGGYYGTRGGPA